The following proteins are encoded in a genomic region of Hirundo rustica isolate bHirRus1 chromosome 3, bHirRus1.pri.v3, whole genome shotgun sequence:
- the ADSS2 gene encoding adenylosuccinate synthetase isozyme 2 isoform X2, with protein MWKKGGNNAGHTVVVDAVEYDFHLLPSGIINPKVTAFIGNGVVIHLPGLFEEAEKNLKKGKGLEGWEKRLIISDRAHIVFDFHQAADGIQEQQRQEQAGKNLGTTKKGIGPVYSSKAARSGLRMCDLVSDFDDFSERFKVLANQYKAIYPTLKIDIEGELEKLKGYMEKVKPMVRDGVYFMYEALHGPPKKILVEGANAALLDIDFGTYPFVTSSNCTVGGVCTGLGMPPQNVGEVYGVVKAYTTRVGIGAFPTEQDNEIGELLQQRGKEFGVTTGRKRRCGWLDLVSLRYVYMINGFTALALTKLDILDVFPEIKVGVAYKLDGEIIPHFPANHEVLNKVEVQYETLPGWVTDISNARTFDELPVNAQNYVRFIEMELGVPVKWIGVGKSRESMIQLF; from the exons ATGTGGAAGAAG GGAGGCAATAATGCAGGACATACAGTTGTTGTGGATGCTGTGGAGTATGACTTTCATCTTCTGCCAAGTGGGATCATCAATCCAAAAGTCACTGCATTTATTG GAAATGGTGTTGTAATTCATTTGCCAGGACTCTttgaagaagctgaaaaaaacttaaagaaaggaaaag GACTGGAAGGCTGGGAAAAGAGACTAATAATTTCTGACAGAGCTCATATTG tgtTTGATTTCCACCAAGCTGCTGATGGCATCCAAGAACAACAGAGGCAAGAACAAGCAGGAAAGAA TCTGGGAACTACCAAAAAAGGAATTGGTCCAGTATATTCTTCAAAGGCAGCTCGAAGTGGACTCAGAATGTGCGATCTTGTTTCTGATTTTGATGACTTTTCTGAGAG GTTCAAAGTGTTAGCCAATCAGTACAAAGCAATATATCCTACCTTAAAGATAGATATTGAAGGGGAATTGGAAAAGCTGAAG GGCTACAtggaaaaagtaaaaccaaTGGTAAGGGATGGTGTTTATTTCATGTATGAGGCTTTACATGGACCACCAAAGAAGATCTTAGTTGAAGGTGCAAATGCAGCACTACTGGACATAGATTTTG GCACATACCCTTTTGTGACCTCATCAAACTGCACAGTTGGAGGCGTGTGCACAGGTCTGGGCATGCCACCGCAGAACGTTGGGGAAGTGTACGGGGTTGTGAAAGCCTACACGACCAGAGTTGGAATTGGTGCCTTTCCTACAGAGCAGGATAAC GAAATTGGAGAATTGCTGCAACAGAGAGGCAAAGAATTTGGTGTTACCACCGGTAGGAAGAGAAGATGTGGCTGGCTGGATCTTGTCTCACTCCGATATGTCTATATGATTAACGGATTTACTGC ATTGGCACTTACCAAATTGGATATCTTGGATGTTTTTCCAGAAATCAAAGTTGGTGTTGCGTACAAACTAGATGGTGAAATCATACCTCATTTTCCTG CCAATCACGAAGTCTTAAACAAAGTAGAGGTTCAGTATGAGACACTCCCAGGATGGGTTACGGACATATCAAATGCCAGGACGTTTGATGAGCTGCCTGTAAATGCACAAAATTATGTTCGTTTTATAGAAATGGAGTTGGGTGTTCCTG ttAAATGGATTGGAGTAGGGAAATCCAGGGAATCAATGATCCAGCTGTTTTAA
- the ADSS2 gene encoding adenylosuccinate synthetase isozyme 2 isoform X1 — MAEHGGPGIPNGECAARRPGNRVTVVLGAQWGDEGKGKVVDLLAQDADIVCRCQGGNNAGHTVVVDAVEYDFHLLPSGIINPKVTAFIGNGVVIHLPGLFEEAEKNLKKGKGLEGWEKRLIISDRAHIVFDFHQAADGIQEQQRQEQAGKNLGTTKKGIGPVYSSKAARSGLRMCDLVSDFDDFSERFKVLANQYKAIYPTLKIDIEGELEKLKGYMEKVKPMVRDGVYFMYEALHGPPKKILVEGANAALLDIDFGTYPFVTSSNCTVGGVCTGLGMPPQNVGEVYGVVKAYTTRVGIGAFPTEQDNEIGELLQQRGKEFGVTTGRKRRCGWLDLVSLRYVYMINGFTALALTKLDILDVFPEIKVGVAYKLDGEIIPHFPANHEVLNKVEVQYETLPGWVTDISNARTFDELPVNAQNYVRFIEMELGVPVKWIGVGKSRESMIQLF, encoded by the exons GCCCCGGCATCCCCAACGGCGAGtgcgccgcccgccgccccggcaACAGGGTCACCGTCGTGCTGGGCGCCCAGTGGGGCGACGAGGGAAAGGGCAAGGTGGTGGATCTGCTGGCGCAGGACGCCGACATCGTCTGCAGGTGCCAG GGAGGCAATAATGCAGGACATACAGTTGTTGTGGATGCTGTGGAGTATGACTTTCATCTTCTGCCAAGTGGGATCATCAATCCAAAAGTCACTGCATTTATTG GAAATGGTGTTGTAATTCATTTGCCAGGACTCTttgaagaagctgaaaaaaacttaaagaaaggaaaag GACTGGAAGGCTGGGAAAAGAGACTAATAATTTCTGACAGAGCTCATATTG tgtTTGATTTCCACCAAGCTGCTGATGGCATCCAAGAACAACAGAGGCAAGAACAAGCAGGAAAGAA TCTGGGAACTACCAAAAAAGGAATTGGTCCAGTATATTCTTCAAAGGCAGCTCGAAGTGGACTCAGAATGTGCGATCTTGTTTCTGATTTTGATGACTTTTCTGAGAG GTTCAAAGTGTTAGCCAATCAGTACAAAGCAATATATCCTACCTTAAAGATAGATATTGAAGGGGAATTGGAAAAGCTGAAG GGCTACAtggaaaaagtaaaaccaaTGGTAAGGGATGGTGTTTATTTCATGTATGAGGCTTTACATGGACCACCAAAGAAGATCTTAGTTGAAGGTGCAAATGCAGCACTACTGGACATAGATTTTG GCACATACCCTTTTGTGACCTCATCAAACTGCACAGTTGGAGGCGTGTGCACAGGTCTGGGCATGCCACCGCAGAACGTTGGGGAAGTGTACGGGGTTGTGAAAGCCTACACGACCAGAGTTGGAATTGGTGCCTTTCCTACAGAGCAGGATAAC GAAATTGGAGAATTGCTGCAACAGAGAGGCAAAGAATTTGGTGTTACCACCGGTAGGAAGAGAAGATGTGGCTGGCTGGATCTTGTCTCACTCCGATATGTCTATATGATTAACGGATTTACTGC ATTGGCACTTACCAAATTGGATATCTTGGATGTTTTTCCAGAAATCAAAGTTGGTGTTGCGTACAAACTAGATGGTGAAATCATACCTCATTTTCCTG CCAATCACGAAGTCTTAAACAAAGTAGAGGTTCAGTATGAGACACTCCCAGGATGGGTTACGGACATATCAAATGCCAGGACGTTTGATGAGCTGCCTGTAAATGCACAAAATTATGTTCGTTTTATAGAAATGGAGTTGGGTGTTCCTG ttAAATGGATTGGAGTAGGGAAATCCAGGGAATCAATGATCCAGCTGTTTTAA